One genomic segment of Dehalogenimonas alkenigignens includes these proteins:
- a CDS encoding patatin-like phospholipase family protein, translating to MPVPLRAGFHQADAPRRAAGDGGVKLGLALSGGAARGLAHVGVIGVLEREGIQVDMLAGTSMGAIVGAAYARGASAAELKAYALDLTWPKLVRLFDFNPFKTSGLSGTRRIRDKLKEIIGDLDFSELKRPFACVATDLISGEEVVFTRGRVLDAVLASMSLPLVFRVPRLGRRYLVDGGLCDPLPVGPARRLGADRVLAVNVLKNLGILPPRRAASKRRVPPNMFRVAEQVIYIASAHLAEAGARDADAVIEPDMTGIHLEDFGLAGEAIARGEKAAENYLAQLVSKTAAEKA from the coding sequence GTGCCGGTCCCGCTTCGAGCCGGTTTCCATCAGGCTGACGCCCCACGTCGAGCCGCCGGGGACGGCGGCGTGAAACTGGGGCTGGCCCTGTCCGGAGGCGCCGCCCGCGGCCTGGCCCACGTCGGCGTCATCGGAGTGCTGGAGCGCGAAGGCATCCAGGTTGATATGCTGGCCGGGACGTCCATGGGCGCCATCGTCGGCGCCGCCTATGCCCGCGGCGCCTCGGCGGCGGAACTCAAAGCCTACGCCCTGGACCTGACCTGGCCCAAGCTGGTGCGCCTGTTCGATTTCAACCCGTTCAAGACCAGCGGTCTCTCCGGCACCCGCCGCATCCGGGACAAATTGAAAGAGATTATCGGCGACCTGGATTTTTCAGAGCTGAAGCGGCCGTTTGCCTGCGTCGCCACCGATCTGATTTCCGGCGAAGAAGTGGTTTTCACCCGGGGCAGAGTCCTGGACGCGGTGCTGGCCAGCATGTCCCTGCCGCTGGTGTTCCGGGTGCCGCGGCTGGGCCGCCGCTACCTGGTGGACGGCGGCCTGTGCGATCCGCTGCCGGTCGGACCGGCGCGCCGTCTGGGAGCCGACAGGGTTCTGGCGGTGAACGTCCTGAAAAATTTAGGCATACTGCCGCCCCGGCGGGCGGCGTCCAAACGGCGGGTCCCGCCCAACATGTTCCGCGTGGCCGAGCAGGTGATATACATCGCCTCGGCCCACCTGGCCGAAGCCGGCGCCCGGGACGCCGACGCCGTCATCGAACCGGATATGACCGGCATACATCTGGAGGACTTCGGACTTGCCGGCGAGGCTATCGCCAGGGGAGAGAAGGCGGCGGAGAATTACCTGGCCCAACTGGTTAGCAAAACTGCCGCCGAAAAGGCATAA
- a CDS encoding YajQ family cyclic di-GMP-binding protein, with protein MPSVDVVSAVDLQALDNAINNVKRDITTRYDFRNIKSEISLNRKEKTIHLESADDLKVKAMTEMLIGQVIRFGLDAKCLDFGKMESTAQGGAEMTVKIKEGIPRELAQKMVKFIKGLKVKVEPAIQEDQLRITGKQIDDLQSVMAQLRAQDYDIPLQFVNMKR; from the coding sequence ATGCCGTCGGTAGATGTGGTCAGCGCCGTGGATCTGCAGGCGCTGGACAACGCCATCAACAACGTCAAGCGGGATATCACCACCCGCTACGATTTCCGCAACATCAAGTCCGAGATTTCTTTGAACCGCAAGGAGAAGACCATCCACCTGGAGTCCGCCGACGACCTCAAGGTCAAGGCCATGACCGAGATGCTCATCGGCCAGGTCATCCGCTTCGGCCTGGACGCCAAGTGCCTGGACTTCGGCAAAATGGAGTCCACCGCCCAGGGCGGCGCCGAAATGACGGTCAAGATCAAAGAGGGCATCCCGCGGGAGCTTGCCCAGAAGATGGTGAAATTCATCAAAGGCCTGAAGGTCAAGGTGGAGCCGGCCATTCAGGAAGACCAGCTCCGGATCACCGGCAAGCAGATTGACGACCTCCAGTCCGTCATGGCTCAGCTCAGGGCCCAGGACTATGATATCCCGCTTCAGTTCGTGAATATGAAGCGGTAG
- a CDS encoding amidohydrolase family protein has product MIIDFHSHIFPPPLIAARDKYLSDPCFRLLYSSHKARLAAADDLISEMDASGVNKAVIQNIGWASHDLCVRTNDYLLEAAARFPARLIPFIAVQPLAGTKALGEIERCAAAGARGVGELRPDVQGFGLGDDRVIKPFVETVAGNNLVLLLHADEPAGYAYPGKGAVTPGVLYPFIAANPDLKLALAHWGGGLPFYALMPEVGAALKNTWFDSAATPYLYRPEVYERAADLVGENRILFGSDWPLLGQRRCLDELKALNLSTQTLNAILGGNAAALLGLE; this is encoded by the coding sequence GTGATCATTGATTTCCACAGCCACATCTTCCCGCCGCCGCTTATTGCCGCGCGGGATAAATACCTGTCCGATCCCTGCTTCCGGCTGCTGTACTCCAGTCACAAAGCCCGCCTGGCCGCCGCCGATGATCTTATCTCCGAAATGGACGCATCCGGCGTCAATAAAGCCGTCATCCAGAACATCGGCTGGGCTTCTCATGACCTGTGCGTCCGCACCAACGACTACCTGCTGGAAGCGGCCGCCAGATTCCCCGCCCGGCTCATCCCCTTCATCGCCGTCCAGCCGCTGGCCGGGACGAAAGCCCTCGGTGAGATCGAGCGCTGCGCCGCCGCGGGCGCCCGCGGTGTCGGCGAATTGCGGCCGGATGTCCAGGGTTTCGGTCTCGGCGATGATCGAGTCATCAAACCCTTCGTCGAAACCGTGGCCGGGAATAACCTGGTGCTGCTGCTGCACGCCGACGAGCCGGCCGGCTACGCCTATCCCGGCAAGGGCGCCGTGACGCCCGGCGTGCTCTACCCCTTCATCGCCGCCAACCCGGACTTGAAGCTGGCGCTGGCCCACTGGGGCGGCGGCTTACCGTTCTACGCCCTGATGCCGGAGGTCGGGGCGGCGCTCAAAAACACCTGGTTCGACAGCGCCGCCACGCCCTACCTTTACCGGCCGGAGGTATACGAACGCGCCGCCGATCTGGTCGGGGAGAACAGAATCCTTTTCGGCTCGGACTGGCCGCTCTTGGGCCAGCGTCGCTGCCTGGATGAGTTGAAGGCGCTTAATCTGTCGACCCAGACGCTCAACGCCATCCTGGGCGGCAATGCCGCCGCCCTGCTGGGGCTGGAATGA
- a CDS encoding ATP-binding cassette domain-containing protein, whose translation MPENTGNIIEVKELTRKFKNLTAVDRVSFEVRQGEVFGFLGPNGAGKTTTINMLCTLLKPTSGRAAVNGYDVAGQTDQVRSSIGLVFQDTTLDDYMSAEQNLRFHAYAYGVPAAVREERLQSLMEMVELWPRRRDRTRTYSGGMRRRLEIARGLLHHPRVLFLDEPTIGLDPQTRNKIWSYIHQLRRQIGITIFMTTHYMDEADLNCDRIGIIDHGKIIALDTPRRLKDAVGGDVVTLRTTDNAAAIEEIRQKHGIEGHVQDGHVHFSVANGEAFLPELIKNFSGQIQGVSLRRPTLDDVFLKYTGREIRAEELNSMDNMRLRHNAWASSRRR comes from the coding sequence ATGCCTGAAAACACCGGCAACATCATCGAAGTCAAGGAACTCACCCGGAAATTCAAGAACCTGACCGCCGTGGACCGCGTGTCCTTCGAGGTGAGGCAGGGCGAGGTTTTCGGCTTCCTCGGCCCCAACGGCGCCGGCAAGACCACCACCATCAACATGCTGTGTACCCTGCTGAAACCCACCTCCGGCCGGGCGGCGGTCAACGGCTACGACGTCGCCGGCCAGACCGACCAGGTGCGCTCCTCCATCGGGCTGGTATTCCAGGACACCACCCTGGACGACTATATGAGCGCCGAACAGAACCTGCGCTTTCACGCCTACGCCTACGGCGTCCCGGCCGCGGTGCGTGAAGAGCGCCTGCAGTCGCTCATGGAGATGGTGGAACTCTGGCCTAGGCGCAGAGACCGCACCCGCACCTATTCCGGGGGCATGCGCCGCCGCCTGGAGATCGCCCGGGGGCTGCTGCACCACCCCAGGGTGCTGTTCCTCGACGAGCCGACCATCGGCCTCGACCCGCAGACCCGCAACAAGATCTGGAGCTATATTCACCAGCTGCGCCGGCAGATCGGCATCACCATCTTCATGACCACCCACTACATGGACGAAGCCGACCTCAACTGCGACCGCATCGGCATCATCGATCACGGCAAAATCATCGCCCTGGATACGCCGCGGCGCCTCAAGGACGCCGTCGGCGGCGACGTCGTCACCCTTCGGACGACCGACAACGCCGCCGCCATTGAGGAAATCAGGCAGAAGCACGGCATCGAAGGCCACGTCCAGGACGGGCATGTCCACTTTTCGGTGGCTAACGGCGAGGCTTTCCTGCCGGAACTGATCAAAAATTTCTCCGGCCAGATCCAGGGGGTGTCGCTGCGCCGGCCGACGCTGGACGACGTCTTCCTGAAATACACCGGCCGGGAGATCCGGGCGGAAGAATTGAACTCGATGGACAACATGCGCCTGCGGCATAACGCCTGGGCGTCGTCGAGGCGGCGCTAG
- a CDS encoding LysE family transporter translates to MLALLASVFVISLSGALMPGPMFATVLAKSYKSPWAGAQASMGHAVVEVPLILLIYFGAAAFFDQAAVRFILGVAGGGMVVWMGVGMFRARKSLSSGQKDTRYNAFTAGIMLSAGNPFFILWWATVGALLVLQAAEFGSGGLWALILTHWSTDLVWLSIVSGLVYKTHRLWAPAFQTAVFTLCSLLLIGFGGWFIVSGLQAVI, encoded by the coding sequence ATGCTGGCGCTTCTGGCCTCTGTCTTCGTCATTTCGCTGTCCGGCGCCCTGATGCCCGGGCCGATGTTCGCCACGGTGCTGGCTAAAAGCTACAAGTCGCCGTGGGCCGGCGCCCAGGCCTCAATGGGGCACGCCGTCGTCGAGGTGCCGCTGATCCTTCTCATCTACTTCGGCGCCGCCGCGTTTTTCGACCAGGCCGCGGTCAGGTTCATCCTCGGCGTCGCCGGCGGCGGCATGGTGGTGTGGATGGGCGTCGGCATGTTCCGCGCCCGCAAATCCCTATCCTCCGGGCAGAAAGATACCCGCTACAACGCCTTTACCGCCGGCATCATGCTTTCGGCGGGCAATCCGTTCTTCATTCTGTGGTGGGCGACCGTTGGAGCCCTCCTGGTACTGCAGGCGGCTGAATTCGGCTCAGGCGGCCTCTGGGCGCTAATCCTGACCCACTGGTCAACAGATTTGGTCTGGCTTTCGATTGTCTCCGGGCTGGTTTACAAAACCCACCGGCTGTGGGCTCCCGCTTTCCAGACGGCGGTGTTCACCCTGTGCTCGCTGCTCCTCATCGGCTTCGGCGGCTGGTTCATCGTTTCCGGCTTGCAGGCGGTTATTTGA
- a CDS encoding ABC transporter permease — MAGLFRAVWVTAYRELIRFYSDGARVFSSFAMPVLFLFVLGSGFSRTIGALMPGVDFLQFMYPGIVALIAFQTSLQSGLSIVWDREFGFLKEVLVAPLPRHGIVFGKALGTAVIALFQGMILLILAPIVGVELSLGAVAQLMPVLILISLSISGLGLLIASGMRSMSGFQMATQLVVFPTMFASGAFFPLNNVPGWLAALAKINPLTYGVDAVRHLLLGSEAAAAFGVRLFGRSLSFSQDLVIIAGIGLVFISLAALSFGRRD; from the coding sequence ATGGCCGGGCTGTTCCGCGCCGTTTGGGTCACCGCCTACCGGGAGCTCATCCGCTTCTATTCGGACGGGGCGCGCGTTTTCTCCTCCTTCGCCATGCCGGTGCTGTTCCTGTTCGTCCTCGGTTCGGGCTTCTCGCGCACCATCGGCGCGCTGATGCCCGGCGTCGATTTCCTGCAGTTCATGTACCCCGGCATCGTCGCCCTGATCGCCTTCCAGACATCCCTCCAGAGCGGCCTCTCCATTGTCTGGGACCGCGAGTTCGGCTTCCTGAAGGAGGTGCTGGTGGCGCCGCTGCCCCGCCACGGCATCGTCTTCGGCAAGGCGCTGGGGACGGCGGTCATCGCGCTGTTCCAGGGCATGATCCTGCTCATCCTGGCGCCGATAGTCGGCGTGGAGCTGAGCCTCGGCGCCGTGGCGCAGCTGATGCCGGTGCTGATACTCATTTCGCTGTCGATCTCCGGGCTGGGGCTGCTCATCGCTTCCGGCATGCGCAGCATGTCGGGCTTCCAGATGGCCACCCAACTGGTGGTCTTCCCCACCATGTTCGCCTCCGGGGCGTTCTTCCCGCTCAACAACGTGCCGGGCTGGCTGGCCGCCCTGGCCAAAATCAACCCCCTGACCTACGGCGTAGATGCCGTCCGCCACCTGCTGCTGGGCAGCGAGGCCGCCGCCGCCTTCGGCGTCCGCCTGTTCGGCAGGAGCCTCAGCTTCAGTCAGGACCTGGTGATCATCGCCGGCATCGGTTTGGTCTTCATCAGTCTGGCGGCGCTGTCCTTCGGCCGCCGGGACTGA
- a CDS encoding DNA double-strand break repair nuclease NurA, translated as MSLDITRVAAQINAMAEKLAENGAQHRARLAAAAERLGSAGDPAALRDKVRLSRTSFLLAAPLTTLDERHCPAGPPAAYSVIAADGSHIDVDRNYSTPCSLINIGTVRLDYGAEAGAWLDSRPRLLSDESDLVIAEPGGAGRVPVKGPLLGIKRDVEECAALAALAAALPPERPALALADGTLIRWNLTTQNYEPYVIRELLDEGYLKCLSAFHSLCAQRPLGVASYISSPGGEEVVNTLRLTLCPYEPANCDRCCGRLGYGERPCDPVSGVSDAELFGRFLAAGERSAIFESTSKVIGQYYGEHRICFFYLRLEDEIARVELPVWLATDPDRVGLIHTLVLEQVKKGHGYPVALSEAHEQAVVTGADREVFYEVIDAYLADRGLASAVSAKSFSKKARWI; from the coding sequence GTGTCGCTGGACATCACCAGGGTCGCCGCCCAGATAAACGCCATGGCCGAAAAGCTGGCCGAAAACGGCGCCCAGCACCGCGCCCGCCTGGCGGCCGCCGCCGAACGGCTGGGCAGCGCCGGCGACCCGGCCGCCCTGCGCGACAAGGTGCGCCTCAGCCGGACCAGTTTCCTCCTGGCTGCCCCCTTGACAACCCTGGACGAACGGCACTGCCCCGCCGGCCCCCCGGCGGCTTATTCCGTTATAGCCGCCGACGGCTCGCATATAGACGTCGACCGCAATTACTCCACGCCCTGTTCGCTGATCAACATCGGCACGGTGCGCCTGGACTACGGCGCCGAGGCCGGCGCCTGGCTCGACAGCCGGCCGCGGCTCCTCTCCGATGAATCCGACCTGGTCATCGCCGAGCCGGGCGGCGCCGGGCGGGTCCCGGTCAAGGGCCCGCTCCTGGGCATCAAGCGGGATGTCGAGGAGTGCGCCGCCCTGGCGGCGCTGGCGGCGGCCCTGCCGCCGGAGAGGCCGGCCCTGGCGCTGGCCGACGGCACGCTCATCCGCTGGAATCTGACGACCCAGAACTACGAACCTTATGTCATCCGGGAGCTGCTCGACGAGGGATACCTGAAATGCCTGTCGGCGTTCCACAGCCTGTGCGCCCAACGGCCCCTCGGGGTGGCATCGTACATTTCATCCCCCGGCGGCGAGGAAGTGGTCAATACCCTGCGGCTGACGCTGTGCCCTTATGAACCGGCCAACTGCGACCGCTGCTGCGGCAGGCTGGGGTACGGCGAAAGGCCGTGCGACCCGGTCTCCGGCGTATCGGACGCCGAGCTTTTCGGGAGGTTCCTGGCCGCCGGCGAACGGTCGGCCATATTCGAAAGCACCTCGAAGGTTATCGGCCAGTACTACGGCGAGCACCGCATCTGCTTTTTCTACCTGAGACTCGAAGATGAGATAGCCCGGGTCGAGCTGCCGGTGTGGCTGGCAACCGACCCGGACCGCGTCGGCCTCATCCATACCTTGGTCCTCGAACAGGTGAAAAAAGGCCACGGCTACCCGGTGGCCCTCTCCGAAGCCCACGAGCAGGCGGTGGTCACCGGCGCCGACCGGGAAGTCTTCTACGAGGTGATAGACGCCTATCTGGCCGACCGCGGCCTGGCCTCCGCCGTGTCAGCCAAGAGCTTCTCCAAAAAAGCGAGGTGGATCTAG
- a CDS encoding MBL fold metallo-hydrolase, giving the protein MNTQPLPLARRRAKDYYGRRMEIFPGIHWLKGVIGGNSWLVMETGYAFVIDTGSPGNAHHILRCAQNLGVGDKLKYIVLTHADIDHAGSAAELKKLTGAAIAVHTAEVPFMAEKSNLPGALRWLGGVFPKMSRCARFEPDQLLNEGDVIGAYEVVHVPGHTPGSICLYEPRKLIFTGDALRTHAHDRLLPPSRPTALNLRQATDSMRKIAGLDFYALFGGHGPPVIGNAGAKLRDMISRLPREAF; this is encoded by the coding sequence ATGAATACCCAGCCTTTGCCCCTTGCCCGCCGCCGGGCGAAAGACTATTATGGGCGGCGTATGGAGATCTTCCCCGGCATCCACTGGCTGAAAGGCGTCATCGGCGGCAACTCCTGGCTGGTGATGGAGACCGGATACGCTTTTGTCATCGACACCGGTTCGCCCGGCAACGCCCACCACATCCTCCGCTGCGCTCAGAACCTGGGCGTGGGCGATAAACTCAAATATATCGTCCTGACCCATGCCGACATCGACCACGCCGGCTCGGCGGCGGAGTTGAAGAAGCTGACCGGCGCCGCCATCGCCGTTCATACCGCGGAGGTGCCGTTCATGGCGGAAAAATCCAACCTGCCCGGCGCCCTGCGCTGGCTGGGCGGCGTCTTCCCCAAGATGAGCCGCTGCGCCCGGTTCGAGCCTGACCAGCTGCTGAACGAGGGCGATGTCATCGGCGCCTACGAGGTGGTCCATGTACCCGGCCATACCCCCGGCAGCATCTGCCTCTACGAACCGCGGAAACTTATCTTCACCGGCGACGCCCTGCGCACCCACGCCCATGACAGGCTGCTGCCGCCGTCAAGGCCCACCGCCCTGAACCTGCGGCAGGCGACCGATTCGATGCGAAAGATCGCCGGCCTGGATTTCTACGCCCTGTTCGGCGGCCACGGCCCGCCGGTCATCGGCAACGCCGGCGCCAAGCTGCGGGACATGATCTCCCGCCTGCCGCGCGAGGCGTTTTGA
- a CDS encoding GNAT family N-acetyltransferase: MTSPPLPVRNLGFDDIEIVGTNIKLRPMTPADADAAWDLVHDNREILKWLLWDGPTDKTEFARRYAEDFPEDMRQGRSYRFAIEPLAGPEFAGSISVKLPYYPNSADLGYWLGIPFWNRGYMTEAIGLACYFAFTCLDCVRVSSTVFTDNMASRRALEKNGFIVDGQLRRDVFKYGRWQDTYFMTLLSEEWCRSRFEPVSIRLTPHVEPPGTAA; encoded by the coding sequence ATGACCAGCCCGCCGCTACCCGTCCGCAACCTGGGTTTCGATGACATCGAAATCGTCGGCACCAATATAAAACTGCGGCCGATGACCCCGGCTGACGCCGATGCCGCCTGGGACCTGGTTCACGATAACCGGGAAATCCTGAAATGGCTGCTGTGGGACGGCCCGACCGACAAAACCGAATTCGCCCGCCGCTACGCCGAGGATTTTCCGGAAGACATGCGGCAGGGCAGGAGCTACCGCTTCGCCATCGAACCGCTGGCCGGCCCGGAGTTCGCCGGCAGCATCAGCGTCAAGCTGCCGTACTACCCCAATTCGGCCGACCTGGGCTACTGGCTGGGCATCCCCTTCTGGAACCGGGGCTATATGACCGAGGCTATCGGCCTGGCCTGCTACTTCGCTTTCACCTGCCTGGACTGCGTCCGGGTGTCCTCGACCGTCTTTACCGACAATATGGCCTCCCGCCGGGCGCTGGAGAAGAACGGCTTCATCGTCGACGGGCAGCTGCGGCGCGACGTCTTCAAATACGGCCGGTGGCAGGACACTTACTTCATGACCCTGCTTTCCGAGGAATGGTGCCGGTCCCGCTTCGAGCCGGTTTCCATCAGGCTGACGCCCCACGTCGAGCCGCCGGGGACGGCGGCGTGA
- the thpR gene encoding RNA 2',3'-cyclic phosphodiesterase, with translation MTEALSIRAFIAIELPEAVKQELAALQRGLAVEPAAGIKWVSPGGIHLTLKFLGQAAPGKIEAVGAALAAAVEAVPAFELGLSGLGAFPNLRRMNVVWCGLSGGLDRLAELQRAVEARVSVLDFPAENRAFSPHLTLARLRDDVAPEARLALAKKLAATTFEPGLKIPVVEVSLMQSTLLPRGAEYRRLASFPLAGPGKRRGQ, from the coding sequence ATGACTGAAGCGCTTTCAATCCGCGCCTTCATCGCCATCGAGCTGCCGGAAGCGGTTAAACAGGAACTCGCGGCTCTGCAGCGCGGCCTGGCCGTGGAGCCGGCGGCGGGTATCAAATGGGTGTCCCCCGGCGGCATTCACCTGACGCTCAAATTCCTGGGTCAGGCGGCGCCGGGCAAGATCGAAGCCGTTGGGGCGGCGCTGGCCGCGGCTGTCGAGGCGGTCCCCGCCTTCGAACTGGGGCTTTCCGGGCTTGGCGCTTTCCCCAACCTGCGGCGGATGAACGTCGTCTGGTGCGGCCTGTCCGGCGGCCTGGATCGTCTGGCCGAGCTGCAGCGGGCAGTTGAAGCCAGAGTGTCGGTGCTGGATTTCCCGGCTGAAAACAGGGCTTTTTCACCCCACCTTACCCTGGCCCGCCTGCGCGATGACGTTGCCCCGGAAGCGCGGCTGGCGCTGGCCAAAAAGCTGGCCGCCACGACATTCGAGCCAGGCTTGAAGATCCCCGTCGTTGAGGTCAGCCTGATGCAGAGTACCCTGCTGCCCCGGGGCGCCGAATACCGCCGGCTGGCCTCTTTCCCCCTGGCCGGGCCCGGCAAGCGGCGGGGGCAATGA
- a CDS encoding helicase HerA domain-containing protein: MTEKLGIVTAGSLNKGIEVKLDGAASIEDMAVGRYVTIEGRKRRFFGMITDVSLGVTDLNLTVSPPSGDDFLSEVLSGTSAYGSLHVAPYLTIGGDAKSIVEGAQPVKTIPSHFSVVKEASAEDIESVFGKEDKEKFWIGNPLDMEVKLCLDLPTLAKRSNGIFGKSGTGKTFLTRMLLIGLLQKSAAVNLVFDMHSEYGWAGTSEKKRQVKALKQLFPSRVAVFTLDEQNSRARGVSTDYVVQIGFEEIEPEDISLLRQTLNLTDQAVEAVYQLRRHYGRGWIAAAQKIEDSETLEELKIHESTFQNLRRGLNTIQRLPFISSNAPGDVVERILAYLESGKHVVLEFGRYTDITAYILVANMLTRRIYARYRDRTEKAIAADSGYPTPLVITIEEAHKFLNPAVASQTIFGTIAREMRKYSVTLLIIDQRPSGIDEEIMSQMGTKITCLLDSERDIDAVLSGVSGKGELKNVLAKLSARQQALIFGHAVPMPVAFVPREYGQSYGDWGEQAAKVTDREIEDLWT, translated from the coding sequence ATGACCGAGAAACTGGGCATCGTCACCGCCGGGTCGCTCAACAAAGGCATCGAGGTCAAGCTCGACGGCGCCGCCTCAATCGAGGACATGGCCGTCGGCCGCTACGTCACCATCGAGGGCCGGAAACGCCGCTTCTTCGGCATGATCACCGACGTCTCTTTGGGCGTCACCGACCTCAACCTGACCGTGTCGCCGCCGTCGGGCGATGATTTCCTGTCCGAGGTGCTGTCAGGGACTTCGGCGTACGGCTCGCTGCACGTGGCGCCCTACCTCACCATCGGCGGCGATGCCAAATCAATCGTCGAGGGCGCTCAACCGGTCAAGACGATTCCGAGCCATTTTTCGGTCGTCAAAGAGGCCTCGGCCGAGGATATCGAGTCGGTCTTCGGCAAGGAGGACAAGGAGAAGTTCTGGATCGGCAACCCCCTGGATATGGAGGTGAAGCTGTGCCTGGACCTGCCGACTCTGGCCAAAAGGTCCAACGGCATCTTCGGCAAGAGCGGCACGGGCAAAACCTTCCTCACCCGGATGCTGCTCATCGGCCTGCTGCAGAAGTCGGCGGCGGTCAACCTGGTTTTTGACATGCACTCCGAGTACGGCTGGGCCGGGACGAGCGAAAAGAAGCGCCAGGTCAAGGCGCTGAAGCAATTATTCCCGTCCAGAGTGGCTGTCTTCACCCTGGACGAGCAGAACTCCCGCGCCCGCGGCGTTTCCACCGACTACGTGGTGCAGATCGGCTTCGAGGAGATAGAGCCTGAGGATATCTCCCTGCTGCGGCAGACCCTGAACCTGACCGACCAGGCGGTGGAGGCCGTTTATCAGCTGCGGCGGCATTACGGCCGGGGCTGGATCGCGGCCGCCCAGAAGATAGAGGATTCCGAGACCCTGGAAGAGCTGAAAATCCACGAGAGCACCTTCCAGAACCTGCGCCGCGGCCTCAACACCATTCAAAGGCTGCCGTTCATTTCATCGAATGCCCCGGGCGACGTCGTCGAGCGCATCCTGGCTTATCTCGAATCCGGCAAGCACGTCGTGCTGGAGTTCGGCCGCTACACCGACATCACCGCCTACATCCTGGTGGCCAACATGCTGACCCGGCGCATCTACGCCCGCTACCGCGACCGGACGGAGAAAGCCATCGCCGCGGACTCCGGCTACCCCACGCCCCTGGTCATCACCATCGAGGAGGCGCACAAGTTCCTGAACCCGGCCGTCGCCTCGCAAACGATCTTCGGCACCATCGCCCGGGAGATGCGCAAGTACTCGGTGACGCTGTTAATCATCGACCAGCGGCCGTCGGGCATCGACGAGGAGATCATGTCCCAGATGGGCACCAAGATCACCTGCCTGCTCGATTCCGAACGCGACATTGACGCCGTGCTGTCCGGCGTCTCCGGCAAAGGGGAGCTCAAGAATGTCCTGGCCAAACTCTCGGCGCGGCAGCAGGCGCTTATCTTCGGCCACGCCGTGCCCATGCCCGTGGCTTTCGTGCCGCGGGAATACGGCCAGAGCTACGGCGACTGGGGCGAGCAGGCGGCCAAGGTGACCGACCGGGAAATCGAGGACCTTTGGACGTAG
- the metF gene encoding methylenetetrahydrofolate reductase [NAD(P)H], protein MNVRDIYNKKGIVFSFELFPPKTEEAAEELFTTIKDLKPLELSCVSVTYGAGGSTRELTHDLLVRIHKETDLTVISHLTCVGSTRAEICQILEKYRASGIENILALRGDPPKGQTSFVPEVGGFSYAIELVRFIKDNFPEMGVGVAGYPEGHPQTPNRLTEIQYLKAKVDAGADYICTQLFFDNRDFYDFRERCALAGINVPIVAGISPITSVKMMKRMADLAAGTHFPAPLLRAIERAENEECVRDVGVHWAAEQVRDLVDKGVDGIHFYTLNKSDATLQIYKSLGVTSSKKLA, encoded by the coding sequence ATGAACGTCCGCGACATTTACAATAAAAAAGGCATCGTCTTCAGCTTCGAGCTATTCCCGCCCAAGACCGAAGAAGCCGCCGAGGAACTGTTCACCACCATTAAAGACCTCAAGCCGCTGGAGCTTTCCTGCGTCTCCGTGACCTACGGCGCCGGCGGCTCGACGCGGGAACTGACCCATGACCTCCTCGTCCGCATCCACAAGGAGACCGATCTTACCGTCATCTCCCACCTGACCTGCGTCGGCTCGACGCGGGCTGAGATCTGCCAGATTTTGGAAAAATACCGCGCATCAGGCATAGAGAACATCCTGGCCCTCCGTGGCGACCCGCCCAAGGGGCAGACCAGCTTCGTTCCGGAGGTCGGCGGCTTCAGCTACGCCATCGAGCTGGTGCGGTTCATCAAGGACAACTTCCCGGAGATGGGCGTCGGCGTGGCCGGCTACCCGGAAGGCCACCCCCAGACCCCCAACCGCCTCACCGAGATCCAGTACCTGAAAGCCAAGGTGGACGCCGGGGCGGACTACATCTGCACCCAGCTTTTCTTCGACAACCGCGACTTCTATGATTTCCGCGAGCGCTGCGCCCTGGCCGGCATAAATGTGCCCATCGTCGCCGGCATCTCGCCCATTACCTCGGTCAAGATGATGAAAAGAATGGCCGACCTGGCTGCCGGCACCCATTTCCCGGCGCCGCTTTTACGCGCCATCGAACGGGCGGAGAATGAGGAGTGCGTCAGGGACGTGGGCGTCCACTGGGCGGCGGAGCAGGTGCGGGACCTGGTGGACAAGGGCGTTGACGGCATCCACTTCTACACCCTGAACAAGTCCGACGCCACCCTTCAGATCTACAAATCGCTGGGGGTTACCAGTTCCAAGAAACTGGCGTAG